From Pithys albifrons albifrons isolate INPA30051 chromosome 27, PitAlb_v1, whole genome shotgun sequence, one genomic window encodes:
- the UBXN6 gene encoding UBX domain-containing protein 6, with the protein MRKFFQEIKTDLKFKTAGPGQKLSEPSRAPRERPKAEAAPRPRQAPTDEAQMAAAAALARLELKPKGKAPSCSQESIKNQVRKELMAEAAASEKGLPEEEKEQEEGAAAPSVSGVYFICPLTGDIVRKDEKEKHLREAIQAHFSVDPVAASIMEIHTFNKDREKVRLGVETMAKYLDNICLHPEEEKYRKIKLQNKVFQERISCLEGTHRFFQAIGFETKTLPAPGQDSSEQQQQEEQYYVLGEGALERLEELRACRERLLRSEPLRVQLHRQPRLFRPSHRAERFELPPDFYALSAEELRREQRLRTEAVEKASMLRTRAMREKEEQREMRKYNYTLLRVRFPDGYILQGTFYARESVSVLYDFVREALRDDWLPFELLGPGGLKLTDENLAFNECGLVPSALLSLCWDAAVMADVEAAAEGQPRCPLRAELLADVHTLP; encoded by the exons ATGCGCAAATTCTTCCAGGAGATCAAGACCGACCTGAAGTTCAAGACGGCGGGGCCCGGGCAGAAGCTCTCGGAGCCGTCCCG GGCCCCCAGGGAGAGGCCGAAAGCGGAGGcggcgccgcggccccggcaggCCCCGACAGACGAGGCACAGATGGCAGCGGCCGCGGCACTGGCACGGCTGGAGCTGAAGCCCAAGGGAAAGGCGCCTTCCTGCTCCCAGGAATCCATCAAGAACCAGG TGAGGAAGGAGCTGATGgctgaggcagctgccagcGAGAAGGGGCTCCCCGAGGAGGAGAAG gagcaggaggaaggggcagctgctccctctgTCTCAGGGGTCTATTTTATCTGCCCGTTGACTGGTGACATTGTAAGGAaagatgagaaggaaaagcacCTCCGGGAAGCCATCCAGGCA cATTTCTCCGTGGATCCAGTGGCTGCTTCCATCATGGAGATTCACACCTTCAACAAGGACCGGGAGAAGGTCCGGCTGGGGGTGGAGACCATGGCCAA ATACCTGGACAACATTTGCCTCcatccagaggaggagaaatACCGGAAAATCAAACTGCAGAACAAGGTGTTTCAG gaaAGGATAAGCTgcttggaagggacacacagatTTTTCCAGGCTATTGGGTTTGAGACAAAAACACTGCCTGCTCCAGGACAAG ACTCCtcggagcagcagcagcaggaagagcagtaCTACGTGCTCGGGGAGGGCGCTCTGGAGCGGCTGGAGGAGCTCCGGGCCTGCCGGGAGCGGCTGCTGCGCTCGGAGCCGCTGCGGGTTCAGCTGCACCGGCAGCCGCGGCTGTTCCGGCCCTCGCACCGCGCCGAGCGCTTCGAGCTGCCCCCGGACTTCTACGCCCTGAGCGCGGAGGAGCTGCGGCGTGAGCAGAGGCTGCG GACAGAGGCGGTGGAGAAGGCGTCGATGCTGAGGACCAGAGCCatgagggagaaggaggagcagagggagatgAGGAAGTACAACTACACCCTGCTCCGAGTGCGATTCCCAGATGGATACATCCTGCAAG GGACTTTTTATGCAAGAGAATCAGTATCTGTGCTCTACGACTTTGTGAGAGAAGCACTCAGAGATGACTGGCTGCCCTTTGAGCTCCTGGGACCTGGAGGTCTCAAACTGACTGATGAGAACTTGGCCTTCAATGAATGTGGGCTG GTGCCCTCGGCCCTCCTGAGCCTGTGCTGGGACGCGGCGGTGATGGCGGACGTGGAGGCGGCGGCCGAGGGGCAGCCCCGGTGCCcgctgagggcagagctcctggCTGATGTGCACACCCTCCCCTGA